In Verrucomicrobiia bacterium, a genomic segment contains:
- a CDS encoding ROK family protein, which produces MFLGVEIGGTKLQVGVCDRRGDIVQLVRVAVVRRNGAQGILRQLEIVIPALLAAHRVKAIGVGYGGPVDSPRGRVVCSFHIKGWDGFPLRRWFVQRFKLPTIVENDTNAAALAEALVGAGRGRRAVLYSNVGTGIGGALVVEGVIYNGRFGAMEIGHTRYFVRGRWRILEELSSGLSIERGKTTLALSAKYYGVALANAIMLVNPDIVVVGGGVSLAGERFLGPVRKTVAGLMFGPFRKNYRIVPAGLGETVVVVGAALLATRES; this is translated from the coding sequence ATGTTCCTAGGGGTTGAAATTGGCGGGACAAAGCTGCAGGTCGGTGTCTGCGACCGGCGCGGGGACATCGTGCAACTGGTGCGCGTGGCGGTGGTGCGACGGAACGGCGCACAGGGAATTCTCAGACAACTGGAGATCGTGATTCCTGCGCTGCTCGCGGCGCATCGGGTGAAGGCCATCGGGGTTGGTTACGGCGGGCCGGTCGATTCTCCACGCGGTCGCGTTGTTTGTTCCTTTCATATCAAGGGATGGGACGGATTTCCGTTACGGCGCTGGTTTGTGCAACGCTTCAAATTGCCCACGATCGTCGAGAATGACACGAACGCGGCGGCGTTGGCGGAGGCGCTGGTTGGGGCGGGCAGGGGGCGACGGGCTGTGCTATACTCGAACGTCGGCACGGGGATTGGTGGTGCGTTGGTGGTGGAGGGTGTGATCTACAACGGACGCTTCGGCGCAATGGAGATCGGGCACACGCGCTACTTCGTTCGTGGTCGGTGGCGCATTTTGGAAGAGCTGTCGTCGGGATTGTCCATCGAACGCGGCAAGACCACGCTCGCGCTGTCGGCGAAGTATTACGGGGTGGCGCTCGCCAACGCGATCATGCTGGTCAATCCGGACATTGTCGTGGTCGGCGGCGGCGTGTCGCTGGCCGGGGAGAGATTTTTGGGGCCGGTCCGCAAAACGGTGGCGGGATTGATGTTCGGGCCGTTTCGCAAGAATTACCGGATCGTGCCGGCGGGGTTGGGGGAGACGGTAGTGGTAGTAGGCGCTGCGTTGTTAGCGACGCGGGAGAGTTGA